The DNA window CGGAGGAGTTTGTGGAGCCTAGAGGTTCCATGATTTGTTATTTCTTCGTTATTTTATGAATCATGTTACAAAAGTTTGGAAAAAAGTGTGCATTGTATATCATCTAAGCTTATAAAACAGACTCAATTCAAAAAATAGAAGACCCTGTATTTTTAAAACTCTCCCTTCAGACTTTATTTTTCTTGGGTCTTTACTTGCCCAGTAATTTGTTCATGTATGAGTATTGTTTGAATAGTTGAAATTTGTGTTGTACGACTGCTATCACATTAGAAGATATGCTGTTGTCTCGCATATGAAGAATCTTATCCTTAACGATCAAAGACTGACAGAGGTATTTGAATTGTTTTAGATTGAAGGTGTTATGAGAAGGTTggaagaaaagaagaaaaatgatgTCACCGTTTTTGAGTGGTTTAAATTGCATGTGATACAATCCAAGTTGGATACTAGCATTGAGCATGAAGAACTTGTGAGTATTGCTTTCCTTGAATAAATGTTCAAATGTATAACTGTGCTTGAAGCAGCAGCTTGTATATCTTTTGCAGTGCTCGCTTCTGTCATTGGGTGGAGTGGTGAAAGAGGATCACATCACTCAATTAATTAACACTGGTCTTCTTGTGAGTATACATACACTTCACTTTTCACGAAAGCACTACTGCTTGTGTCCATTACGTAACGGCTTCGAGTCTTATTAAGGCGATTTACTTCACCTGTTTCTTCTTTTGCATTTGCCATATCGAGAGAGGGATGTGTACTTGTGTTTGGGTCTTGGATTTTGTTGGAAAAACATGAAATTAATTTGTATTTCTTTTCTAGGTTTGCCAACTTATCGATCGAAACATGTATTGGTTTTCAATTCCGAACATTGGTTCAGTGCTCAAAGGTCTCTCACAGGTATTGCTTATGGCTACTCATCACATTTTGGGGGTTCATATTTAAGatgcaaaattatattttatctgTTCGTTTAGTCATTGTATGTATCCACGAAATAGTTGGTTCGAGTTGCACAACATTGAGCCAATGCTATGCACACTATGAGCTGTTAGAAATGTGGAAATCCGTACTAAAGATTCACATTATTTTGAAGGGAAGGAAGGAGCTTTTGTCTTTACTGAATCGTAAGCGATACAAAGAGATGCTGTTGGCTACTTTGGAGAAGAAGCGTCTCCAACTTTCTCCTCTCGATataagatttcatcttcgagATCTGATTGGTTCAGGCCACCTGAAAACCGTCCAGACACCCAGTGGATTGGTGGTTCGGGTTGCAAAGGATTAAGACGAAGGCATAAAAAAAAACGGACTACTTTTGTTGCACTTTCATTTTCATTTAGGTGCCTTTTATCGAAGACTCCTCATTCACGAATGCTTGAGTGCTACATGTGCAAGGGAAGAACAATTCTGGTAAGCAGATGTTCGGAGAACTTGGAACTGGTAAGCCAAATCATACAACTCTGCACTCGGGCCTATGTAATAATTACAACCTCCGACCGCTCATCGATCATGTCCATTATGGGGAAGATCTTTCGAAACTTTCGTTGACACGACTCTTCCGGGTCACCACATAATTCTTATGGATTCTATAGTGTCATTTGTTTAATTGTCTTGATCACAACAATGTAGGATGCGTCAAAATCAGGACCAATCCACCCTTTGTATCGTGGAGATTTTTTCCTTGACAAAGtcaatatatttatttgatatttttagATGGGTTTTTCGTTTTCTTTTTGATTAGtggattattattatcattattttttagTTACAATTGAATCTCGAATTTTAGGCTACAACCTTCAAATAATCGCAGCGATTACTCTTCTTGTTGTCTTATTGACAGGCATCTTAGGGTGCACCACCTTAAAAAAAGTATCGGTGCTGTGGATTTCTCTATTCAGCGTTATTATCAATATGGTGTTTCGTATGCATAATTAATACGTGACAAGAATACGTTTAATCGCAATAAATGTTTGTTGGTCCGTATATCACTTCAAATCATATCTGAACTTTCATAATTATTGCATTTTATgggtaaaatttttatttttacaatcaACTTTTTTGTAACACAAACTTTTTATGAACTATTTTGGGTATTGTTATACGagaagagtaggtctcatgtgatatcgtctcacagaTTTTAATCTGTGATACATGTCAGCTTTACCGAtatccacaataaaaagtaatactattagcataaaaaataatatttttcataaataactcaaataaaaaatatgtttcATAAATAAGACCTGTAAGaacgtttcacacaagtttttgccatacgCGAATACTTAAAAATGTGTGTATTATTGATTTAAGTGGATTAAACTAAATGGAATAGGAAGTGATACCCCAGGGATGGACCACTACCCCTGGCCCATCTCAAGTCCAACTGGAAAACAAGTTCATCAAGGGCCCAAGTATTCtcttataaatatcaggtttgagtGCGATCAAGACCGTTAAAAGGGGGCCAGGAGGATGTCCTGGCGTAGCCACTTCGACGCTCAAGTCAATGATTGAGGATATATGGAAGGAGCAGCTAAAAGTGCTGTTTCAAGTCAATGATTGAGAATATATGAAAAGAGCAGCTAAAAGTGCTGTTGAAAGCAATTCAGTGAAGAGTGGGTTGGATGGAGCGGATCCAAAGCAGAAGCGGGTAATGGTCCACTGTACCCGACATAAGTAACAGGTTTGCACGTGAATGGACTTGGGATGCACCGGATTCGGACTTTGTTCCGAATTCAATTGGCCCCACTTTGCGTCAAATCGGATTGACCGCAGAAAGCGGGATTCTCGTACCAACGATGCATTATTTTTGTTATCATTTTACTGTGAAATATAACTATGCAAAAACGAGTATATCTTTTATGACACGATATCacaaatatttatttgtgagacgagtcaattctatcgatatccacaataaaaaaataatactcttagcataaaaaatattatttttgcatggatgactcaaataaagatctgtatcataaaatacgacatgtgatatcgtctcacataatTTTTTGCCTACAAAAAGTTAGGTGTCTCgtgaatttatgagataatatTTTTGTGATTTTTTATATGTCGAGTTTTGCAGTAAATGGATTATTTTTTGTCATAAAATTTAATCAttgtaaaaatttaattataattgatttatttcttCACAGTGCATTATCAACAAGAAGTAACAACACATGAGTACTCTCCTTCGATCATATATCAGTGGTCCGATCCACGTGATGCATGTTAATACCGTTAGAATATTTATCATCAATTTTTCATATAAGATAAATAAACatattttatagattttaaaaGTGAATGAAATTTGTTACATCAAAATTAGTTAGTGTATTGTCctcatattttataatataataatatagtatattataatatagtatTATAAATATTGGTGTAAATATAGATATATACCAATATTTCTGATGATAATGATAAAAACATAGATAATTTAAATGTGTGTCCatgaaaacatttaaaaatgactTAATAGGAAGTTCACATGTACCCTATATAACTTTAATTTTATGAGTCTAAGCGAATATTAATTAGACAATTCCAATTACttgaatatatattttcaaaataagtAACAGATTAATGGTAATAATAttttctatataaatatatatatatatatatatatatatatatatatatgatatgtgtTGATTCGGTCCATATTTAGAGTGCATAACAACTAATTTTTTTGAGGAATCAGATTGaataagatatatgtatcaCAAGATAGGGGACGATATCATAGGAGTTTTCGTGAAGTTTATAATAGATGGTTTCTTGTAACTGCGTAACAGTAATGTAAGTTAGTTTTTTATTTGCTATATTTATGTATTTGATACTTaaccaaataaaaatttattcattaaaatgttaataaaattttgcaaaaattgtttatttttttgtaatatatatatatatatatatatatatatatatatatatatatatatatatatatatatatatatatatatatatatttgcaaTATTCATCCATCAATCCAAAGCTAGTGGATTCTAACTTTGATCTTTGAGAGCCGCAACAATCACTTTGACACCAGTTTCAAATATCACATGCTCCACTAGTAGGACAGAAATAATTGATCTAATATGAACCTCGATCAATCTATTAATTTTATTCGAGTTTACACGTGCTAAAAAAATGTTAATTTAGCGACGATGTTCAAAAAAccatcgctaaatttagcgacagtaTTTCGAATTCCTTAGCTAAATTGAATTTGCCCTCACGGTTTTAAGAAAATCGTAGGCAAATTAACGACAATTTTATGGAAAGCTTGTAATATAAATCAACTTCATGAAATTTCTAATATATAGATTTATTCATACAATCAAAGCATGCATGATCAATTGAATGATTTGAAAATTTCTGGCTATTGATCAATTATAATCAGCACATTGTATTACTTAAGATATTATAGAATTTAAGCCATTGGATCATAACATTGATATCTCATCTTGTAATATCCAAAACTTTATTCAGACCAAACCTATAGtttatatataatgtatttattatatGGAAACTGATATGATGCTCATCTATCGTGTCTACCGTCAATGTTATACTGATCACCTATCGAATATAGTAGAACATATAAAACAAATTACATCTAATAGGAGATTATCACCTCAAAGGTAGACACATAGATGAACACGGTGGGTGGATATCATATCACAATTgtctattttattatatatcgTAGCAAGATTTATTTATATTCTTACTATAATATATATCCTTCATAATTTATATCCATCATAATTTTGAGATATACTGAAATGAACTGcctttaataaattattaagtgaaatttttaattttgatattatattttagtttgttatgattttggtattttattttatctaatttaagttttaatcatatatttttcaatattttgaaattttactcTTTCTTAATTGGCTATCCTGATGTGCAAACACTAACGAAGTCGTGTTAGTGTCACGTCAGTGCCCCATCAGCTCTGTGTCGTGAGTATTAAAACTAAAAAATTGAAAGGAAAAAAATAGCAGATTAAGACTCAAATTCAAATCTAAAATACATGTATAAAGCTGAggtttaattaatattaataatcattttcttcatACCACGCGAACAATTTAATTCCTCAACAAAAACAACATACAAGTATACATATATTTTGTACCTACATTAAGATTTTTGTCGGAAGAATATGATAAAATGCTAAAAATAGACTTCTTAAGtaatgaaccaaagaaaaccaCGATCCTAATAATTCCCAATAAAAATGCTAAGAAATTATGCACACTAATATATTATTCCCacgtatatatgttttttttatatacatACACGTAAATTAAAGGcagtaaattaaaaataatatttttagattgagacaaaaattaaatttaatttttataaataattgaaataagTGACTCCTTATTCTTATAGTTAATTAAGCCATCTACAAAAATGATCTCtgatcacacacacacacacacgtgtgtgtgtgtgtttgggcATGGCTGATTATATGCTTGTTGTCGGCCAAATTGGTGAAACTTTATATTATATTTCTAAAAAGATTAATAAGTTTTTCAAACATGTCAAGCTCGCTTTAATGATAGTATTCCATGTTCAAGATGAAAAAATGTCATAAATGTTGGAAGAAATTAAAAAGAAAGAGATTGAATTTTGTCTTTGTCCTTTTCAATGGACGGGGATCTAACTATAGATTTCTATACGCGAATTTTCAAACAAAAAAattcctattttttttttatatataaaaaaaccaTGTGCCTAATCTAACTACATGGTACAGATTCTTTAAACAATTCAATCCTTTGAATTGTTAAAGATTGAAACTTGGATCTAACttaaccccaaaagctagcttaAAGGAGGAGGATTGTTCAATCCCATATCTACTACTCAAATGTTATTTAtacaaccgatgtgggacaattaacacacccctctcacgtccaggaatgaacatctggagcgtggagtttacaaatgacccaattatgggcagaacgggtggcctaattataggcagtccaacacataacggtgaaactcgggctctgataccatgttaagattgaaacttggacctaactcaaccccaaaagctagctcaagggaggaggattgtccaatccgatatataccactcaaaggttatttatacaaccgatgtgggacaattaacatgaatgctacaattttttaacaaaatttacATTATTTTCTTGTTTAATTAGTTTTGTAAAGCTAGCTGAATGGGATGAAAGGGTTTTCGTctcaaatataaataatatagatATACAATGAACctatttgagtattgatatcCCATTAAAATTGCATGCAAAAGGGAATTCAAATTCGATccgaaaatatataataattagtGCACTGTGCATGGTAAATTTGAAGTGGAACACTCCCAATTCACTTGTTCAAACTGCAGGGAGAAGTCTTAATTATTCAGACAGTAAAGCTGGTAAATTAGTTGAGCAGACGAAAATGAAAGGAGCGAGTACTGTTACTTGTCTGAAACTACTGATAACGATTTCTATCACTGCTTCGGTTTTACTAGTTCAAGGAAAGCAACCCGCAATGATCTTGATTGATTAACATCAGTTCTTGATGAAACTGGATGAAAATTTAACCCTAAGATGGATCTAGAAAGGAAGTACAGAATGTAAAGATCGTTGTACGATCATCGAAATCGGCCCAACAGTGATGGTagatttctttctttttttttaccaGGAGTTCATGTTCATATTACGAGCCTTCACCTGGTGGTTGCGGCAGGGCTGGTGGCGGCGTGGTCAGCTGTTGTGGCGGGCGCTTCCGCTTTTTCTTTTCATAACTAACCCCTCTGGCTTTCGACTGTAGATCACGCACCTCTCGGAGGTAAAGACGTACAGATCGACTTCCGAAAGGGTTTGTCTCCGTCTTGCCTCCATTTTCTTCGTAAGCGGCACGGAGACGGCCGATGAGTGCGTCGAGGCTGCCCCAGGCCTGGCGGAGCGGGCAGGGGCAGGGGGCAGGCGGGTGGGGATGGCCGTAGAACGGGCAGACTTGGTTGTGGACTTTGGTTTTGCCGAACTGGTCGAGGTATCGGAGGAACTCCAGCACGTGCGCGCCGCTGCAGCGGCTGAGGGATAGTGGCGGGCGGTGGTTGCGCAAATACTGACCGAATGTGTTCCAGTCTCGGCGTTTCTGGTTCTCGTAGCGGCTGACCGTGGAGCCGGAAGACGAAGCTCCGGCTGAAGAGGAAGTGTTGTTGCAGGTGTTCATGCTGTTCTCGGAGTTGGAGTTTTCCATTTCTTGTAACGACGATGAATCCATAAACCAACAGAAATCCAATCAAGAAACCAAGAATCTTCAACTTCAGGCAATATAATATCTAATACCCCCTCAGCTTGCTTCCTGAAGAACAAGTTAAAAGAAAGACTTTATCCAGATCAACACCACCAGCTTCAATATTTCTCCTCATATGGTTTCAAAATTGCAAATCAAAGCAAGAAAGAGAGAATACGCAACAATTAATCAACCATTTACTTATGCATTTGACATGATGATAAAACCTAGACTTCTCCGAACACAGAAAAGAACATTGAATTCAGCACTAAAACAGAAACCTCAATAGAGACGGAAGAAAATCGGGTTTTATATCATGATTGATT is part of the Primulina eburnea isolate SZY01 chromosome 1, ASM2296580v1, whole genome shotgun sequence genome and encodes:
- the LOC140831178 gene encoding uncharacterized protein isoform X4; this encodes MGDLQPSTGRKRPRYQESGGETDPENVADCSEEDFSFNDTLVALQMMRAQFPAIEKLYSSIVDRTQVDRDLESLRRDRVLRVFKLNTGQDDHAIMFMDDYVKQIEGVMRRLEEKKKNDVTVFEWFKLHVIQSKLDTSIEHEELCSLLSLGGVVKEDHITQLINTGLLVCQLIDRNMYWFSIPNIGSVLKGLSQGRKELLSLLNRKRYKEMLLATLEKKRLQLSPLDIRFHLRDLIGSGHLKTVQTPSGLVVRVAKD
- the LOC140831178 gene encoding uncharacterized protein isoform X1, which produces MGDLQPSTGRKRPRYQESGGETDPENVADCSGSSFREEDFSFNDTLVALQMMRAQFPAIEKVSVQPFVLRSQLYSSIVDRTQVDRDLESLRRDRVLRVFKLNTGQDDHAIMFMDDYVKQIEGVMRRLEEKKKNDVTVFEWFKLHVIQSKLDTSIEHEELCSLLSLGGVVKEDHITQLINTGLLVCQLIDRNMYWFSIPNIGSVLKGLSQGRKELLSLLNRKRYKEMLLATLEKKRLQLSPLDIRFHLRDLIGSGHLKTVQTPSGLVVRVAKD
- the LOC140831178 gene encoding uncharacterized protein isoform X2, with translation MGDLQPSTGRKRPRYQESGGETDPENVADCSEEDFSFNDTLVALQMMRAQFPAIEKVSVQPFVLRSQLYSSIVDRTQVDRDLESLRRDRVLRVFKLNTGQDDHAIMFMDDYVKQIEGVMRRLEEKKKNDVTVFEWFKLHVIQSKLDTSIEHEELCSLLSLGGVVKEDHITQLINTGLLVCQLIDRNMYWFSIPNIGSVLKGLSQGRKELLSLLNRKRYKEMLLATLEKKRLQLSPLDIRFHLRDLIGSGHLKTVQTPSGLVVRVAKD
- the LOC140831178 gene encoding uncharacterized protein isoform X3, with the translated sequence MGDLQPSTGRKRPRYQESGGETDPENVADCSGSSFREEDFSFNDTLVALQMMRAQFPAIEKLYSSIVDRTQVDRDLESLRRDRVLRVFKLNTGQDDHAIMFMDDYVKQIEGVMRRLEEKKKNDVTVFEWFKLHVIQSKLDTSIEHEELCSLLSLGGVVKEDHITQLINTGLLVCQLIDRNMYWFSIPNIGSVLKGLSQGRKELLSLLNRKRYKEMLLATLEKKRLQLSPLDIRFHLRDLIGSGHLKTVQTPSGLVVRVAKD
- the LOC140831199 gene encoding protein LIGHT-DEPENDENT SHORT HYPOCOTYLS 3-like — its product is MDSSSLQEMENSNSENSMNTCNNTSSSAGASSSGSTVSRYENQKRRDWNTFGQYLRNHRPPLSLSRCSGAHVLEFLRYLDQFGKTKVHNQVCPFYGHPHPPAPCPCPLRQAWGSLDALIGRLRAAYEENGGKTETNPFGSRSVRLYLREVRDLQSKARGVSYEKKKRKRPPQQLTTPPPALPQPPGEGS